The sequence CGACGATCGTGCCCTAAGCGATCCTTTACAAACGTTATTTGATCCTTGTAGCTACCGCTTGGTTTTGGGCGCGCTATATCTAAAATTTCGCATATTTTACGAGCGATCTCTAGGTTCTCACGCTCGTTTTTGCCGCCGATATTGTAGCTTTCTCCGGCGGCGCCTTTATGAAACGCCAGATCAATCCCCTCGCAATGATCGGTTACAAATAGCCAATCTCGTATATTTTTGCCGTCGCCATAAATAGGGATAGGTTGAGCGTTTAACGCGGAACGAATAATGGTTGGTATCAGTTTTTCTCGATGCTGTTTTGGTCCGAAATTGTTGGAACAGTTGGTAACAACGGTATTCAAATTATACGTATGGAAATAGCTACGCACAATCATATCTGAAGAGGCTTTGCTCGCGCTATAAGGACTAGTAGGAGCATAGGGTGACTTTTCGCTAAACAGCCCGCCTTTACCAAGCGATCCGTAAACTTCGTCGGTGCTAATATGACAAAAGCGATTTGCCTCGCCGCCGTTATTAAACCAATAGTTTTTTGCAACCTCGATAAGATTAAACGTTCCAAGCACGTTGGTTTTAATAAAAACATTAGGCGATTCAATTGAGCTATCGACGTGGCTTTCGGCGGCAAAATGAATTACGCCTTGTATATCGTAACGGGCGAATATATCCGATAACAGCGATTGATCGCAAATATCGCCCCGCACAAATATGTGCCTTGGATTGTTCGCCACTTCAGATAGATGTTCTATATTGCCCGCATAGGTAAGCTTGTCTAGATTCACTATTTGATAGTTGGGATACCGCTTTATAAAATAAGGTATAAAGTTAGAACCGATAAATCCCGCTCCTCCCGTTATAAGCAACGTTGTTTTTGCGTTAAAATTTCGCTTACTCATATCGCGCTCCGCGATTTCTTAGCAAGAGCGCCGTTGCCGATAAACGTTTGCGCGTCTTTTAATAACGGAGACGCTAAATCTTTTTCGGAAAGAACGAGCTTTTTTCGCGGCAAAACCCAATCAATTCCTAACGCTGGATCGTCGAAAATAACGCCCCGCTCATGCTCTTTGGAGTATGGAAGATCGACTTTATATTGAACTATCGCGTAATCCGAT comes from Helicobacteraceae bacterium and encodes:
- the rfbB gene encoding dTDP-glucose 4,6-dehydratase, whose amino-acid sequence is MSKRNFNAKTTLLITGGAGFIGSNFIPYFIKRYPNYQIVNLDKLTYAGNIEHLSEVANNPRHIFVRGDICDQSLLSDIFARYDIQGVIHFAAESHVDSSIESPNVFIKTNVLGTFNLIEVAKNYWFNNGGEANRFCHISTDEVYGSLGKGGLFSEKSPYAPTSPYSASKASSDMIVRSYFHTYNLNTVVTNCSNNFGPKQHREKLIPTIIRSALNAQPIPIYGDGKNIRDWLFVTDHCEGIDLAFHKGAAGESYNIGGKNERENLEIARKICEILDIARPKPSGSYKDQITFVKDRLGHDRRYAIDAAKIETRLGWRAKENFENALGKTVNWYLKKYDKGQA